AACCTCCTCCACACGGCTGTGTGCCGCGTCTATCCACGTAAGCACATCGTCTAGCTGCACTTGGCCAGGTTCCGCCAGGAAGTAATCCAGATCAAGCATAACCGCGAGCGCATCGGGCTTCTCAATAGCAGCAGTTGCCACTTGAAGCCTGAGCCTGTCCCTGCCGTTCTGGTAAGGAACCTCGATTCCCACCATGAAGGGCCCGTAGTCTTGAGGCAAATTGGGTCCTACAAAGGGCCGAAACTCTAGATAATGTTCCAGATCAACTCGCTGACCAGGTATCTCGATGCGATTGATGTATCGTAGCCCAATTCGCTGAAAGCCTTCTGGTCGTGCGACGTCGCGGTAAGCAGAAAAGCCTTGCTGAATCAAAGGCAAGAACTCCCGCCAAGTCGGGTATGGCTTGAGGTGGTTAACGGCCAGTAAGTCGCGATCCACCTGCACTAAGGCTTTCTCATCCTCACGCAGAAATTGCATTCGGTCGGCCGTCAACACCTGCTGCCCGACTCCGTCCGGCGTAGCGGTTACACTGAGTTCAACTATTCTCGCCTGTCGTCTTTTAGGAAATCTATCTCGTATCTTCTCATAGACAAGACCTGGGATGGCCAAATCCCATGGCTGACCGGGCTTAAAGCGAAACTCACACAATGCTTCAACAACTGGGGGGTTCCGATATCGCCTACCCATCGGATCGCACCTCCTGGCGTGTTGCATCAGGATTTCAGAGTTCTTGCCACATGAGTTCATACGGGCGTGTTGAGAGGATGCCTTTCCTGC
This genomic window from Chloroflexota bacterium contains:
- a CDS encoding TIGR04255 family protein encodes the protein MGRRYRNPPVVEALCEFRFKPGQPWDLAIPGLVYEKIRDRFPKRRQARIVELSVTATPDGVGQQVLTADRMQFLREDEKALVQVDRDLLAVNHLKPYPTWREFLPLIQQGFSAYRDVARPEGFQRIGLRYINRIEIPGQRVDLEHYLEFRPFVGPNLPQDYGPFMVGIEVPYQNGRDRLRLQVATAAIEKPDALAVMLDLDYFLAEPGQVQLDDVLTWIDAAHSRVEEVFEACLTDRLRQMFEETPEQ